A stretch of DNA from Babesia bovis T2Bo chromosome 2, whole genome shotgun sequence:
ACAGCTGAGACATGAACGTCGCATGGGCACGTTGGTTCACACCGGATATTTGCCTCAACATGGATATCGAGGGTGACAGTCCTTCCATTGTAGAAGGAGTCACATAAATCTTTTCACGCTCATCCATGGTATCTACTGGCCTTCATACTACATTAATCATCTTCTGGTTGTATATCGTAATCAATTGATAATCAGGAAACGCTTGGTTATAGATAGAAAACTTCAACAACACATGCCAGGTAAATGTCAGCTGGGTGTTATTCTTTAACGCAAAATAATAAGCATCTACCATTTCTATCCCAGATACAACATTTTCCATGAATTTTGTTTTCTACGAAATTGATGCGTAGATCGCAGAGCTGTAAGAGTCCAAGAGCCAAATACAGTCGATACAGTTACATCCCTATACGGAGAAACCCGCAATTAGATTTTCTTTAATGTGTCCGATACTAGGGGATATAATAATACAGCGGGTATCATTTCCATACTATCTCGTCGGTATATTCGAAGTGATTGTTATAGCACTGGGCAAATTAAAATTTAGTTTGATCCATAACACATTGTCAAACCTTCTCCAGTGTTGTGTAAAATACGCCACCTGTGTTTGAGGGGTTATTCGAAAGTATAGTGGATGCTAGGCTACCAGTATGTTGCATCGGCGGAATCCAGATGCCCCTATTGAGTTTGCTAACCTATGTAACTAAGCgtatatttacataatACTATTATGGGTGTGTAATTTATAGGACAATAAGTGAGTTATTCGTGTATAGGCATCCTCTGGATATATTCCACGCGTCACCCACCCGACTAGGGTATCATCCGAGGTAATGAATGAAATCCGTCCACATAATATGCTGGTCTACTGCAATATTTTTGCACACACGTGGTACTTCTTCCCTTGGCAGCAATTGGCTACGTGTTCCTGTTAGGAATCTTGCGAAGTCCACTGCTTTCATGGATCTTCCATCTTCTTGCGCAATTCTGTGGAACTCTGACCACGCCAGTGCTATTACACCATATTTCCAACGTATTAATGCATTTTCAAACGTTTCTATTGACAATTCATCGCGTCCGTAAAGTATGAGCATCAGTATGTTATCTACTATTTGCGTTTCCAGTCCTTGCATCAGCATTATTCTTGTAAAGTCTTTCCCGCTTATTGTATcatttttcatttttttAACCATCCGTATAGTGTCTAAAAGCTTGGGTACGTTGTTTACGTAGAGTGCGTTTTGTGCCTCCAGTACACGTATGATGTCTACATGTGTCTGTTTGATGGCGATTAGGCGTCTTATCGGTTGTACCATTGCTTTGAAATATCCGGGTGGATGTCCTGCATACCCTGAATGTGTATACCAGGGGTGTGTAATTAGCTGGAATGCATCTGGTCTGTCGCTTGGGTTGATACTTATCATTTTGGTTACTATATCTCTCAAGTTTTCGTCATACTTGAATACATTTCCATTCTTCAGGTGTGTATTAACTGCTGTAATGTAGTCTTGGTGCGTGCCTCCTTCTACTGGTGCCACTCCTGTTACCAGGAATGCCAATATTACTCCAATTGACCAAATATCGCTTTTGAGTGTAACTCTTCCCTCTTTAGCTTCTGGAGCTATACATATTACAGTAAGTTTCGACCCTCGCATATCTACATCTATTAATCCTCCCAATCCAGCATCTCTCAGTTTGACGTGGTTATAGTCATTTTCCTGTAGCATCACCTTATCTATAGTCAATGAGCCATGCACTATATTGTTGCAGTGCAGATAGAGCACTGCCTCGATTAGTTGTGCCACTACCACGTGTACAAACTCCATGGTATAGCTATTTTCATGCCTAATGCTGATATTGTGGAGCAGCGAGCCTCCTGAGCAGAATTCCGaaatgatgtatatattgttgaGGTCATGGTAGGTATTGAGATACAGTGCCAAGTTCTGCCTTTGCAACTTTGCCAGCCTGGCTACTTCGGGTGCCAGTTGTTCATATGGTGGTATTTTCCCCGATTTATGTAATATGTCCACTACTCTCAATTCACCCGTATTCAAGTCAGTAGCCAGGAACTTGGTGCAAGATGTACCACTATAAAGCTTTTTCTTGAATTCAAAGTAGTCCGTGATACATACAAATGTTTTAGGATCATCTGGTGGTCGTGTGTCCATTTGTGGTTTCATCATATTACCATTTAGGCTATGCATGACTTCAATTGCCTTGCGTATTACGTGTGCCATTTCCCAGTACATCATTACAAACACTTCCTTAGTGATCAATGTTCCTGCTGCGATGCcgtatatatcaaatatctTCTTAAACAATGCTTTGTCTATGCTCGGTATACC
This window harbors:
- a CDS encoding protein kinase domain containing protein, whose amino-acid sequence is MTDKSEYDEAVEAFKTLVAIKKQIISALQNEWDYSIRECRNISDFCHYDMSNNAEARESVDDSIQSDGQQTGQEGRQISLDSNCNADFSLPLLKWQSSEQQELERNWNSQLKKSIECLRKDVSNSSKSSPVSMTEVEAIYQSIEQLKNAYFQVVEERDKNNKLWLRLKMYSHNRRETIEKVCKPYGSIKQVVDEMQRKGKPKEQSAQRTVKIVDRVDTYDVETNRYVERAVTEHSKARKPEDNGRAFNSQPDATMMANGPNLEEFVNQTNNMEDFYNAAMRIYSHYGEGRMTLKIFSNLVDYLISSLGIPSIDKALFKKIFDIYGIAAGTLITKEVFVMMYWEMAHVIRKAIEVMHSLNGNMMKPQMDTRPPDDPKTFVCITDYFEFKKKLYSGTSCTKFLATDLNTGELRVVDILHKSGKIPPYEQLAPEVARLAKLQRQNLALYLNTYHDLNNIYIISEFCSGGSLLHNISIRHENSYTMEFVHVVVAQLIEAVLYLHCNNIVHGSLTIDKVMLQENDYNHVKLRDAGLGGLIDVDMRGSKLTVICIAPEAKEGRVTLKSDIWSIGVILAFLVTGVAPVEGGTHQDYITAVNTHLKNGNVFKYDENLRDIVTKMISINPSDRPDAFQLITHPWYTHSGYAGHPPGYFKAMVQPIRRLIAIKQTHVDIIRVLEAQNALYVNNVPKLLDTIRMVKKMKNDTISGKDFTRIMLMQGLETQIVDNILMLILYGRDELSIETFENALIRWKYGVIALAWSEFHRIAQEDGRSMKAVDFARFLTGTRSQLLPREEVPRVCKNIAVDQHIMWTDFIHYLG